A section of the Bacteroidota bacterium genome encodes:
- a CDS encoding nucleotide pyrophosphohydrolase has product MTIQEAQQTVDDWIKENGVRYFNELTNMAILTEEVGEVARIIARKYGEQSFKNEEGEIDLANEFADVLFVLICLANQTGVDLTEALKINLDKKTKRDKFRHANNPKLK; this is encoded by the coding sequence ATGACTATTCAAGAAGCACAACAAACCGTTGATGATTGGATCAAAGAAAACGGAGTCAGGTATTTTAATGAACTGACCAATATGGCAATCCTTACAGAAGAGGTTGGGGAAGTAGCCCGCATTATTGCCCGAAAATACGGAGAACAATCATTCAAAAATGAAGAAGGTGAAATAGATCTGGCAAATGAATTTGCCGATGTATTGTTTGTGTTGATATGTTTGGCCAATCAAACAGGCGTTGATCTTACCGAAGCCCTGAAAATTAATTTGGATAAAAAAACAAAAAGAGATAAATTTCGCCACGCAAATAATCCGAAATTAAAATAA
- a CDS encoding ABC transporter ATP-binding protein produces MIEITKITKVYNGVTVLNVPELTIKKGESFGLVGNNGAGKTTLFRCLLDLIRPNTGEVLSSGENVAKSAKWKSHTGSYLDEGFLIDFLTPDEYFQFLANINGLSKGDLDEFHASFKEFFSGEILGKKKYIRDLSSGNQKKVGIAAALMAKPSVLILDEPFNSLDPTTQIRLKNLLKELQKDKNVTMLISSHDLNHVTEVCERIVVLHEGEIAHDIQTNSDTLKVLEDYFAI; encoded by the coding sequence ATGATTGAAATAACTAAAATAACAAAAGTATATAACGGTGTTACCGTTCTGAATGTACCCGAATTGACCATTAAAAAAGGTGAGAGCTTTGGCTTGGTTGGGAATAACGGAGCAGGAAAAACAACTCTTTTTCGTTGCCTTTTAGATTTAATCAGACCGAATACAGGAGAGGTGCTTTCAAGTGGTGAGAATGTTGCAAAGTCAGCAAAATGGAAATCCCATACCGGTTCTTACCTTGATGAAGGTTTCCTGATCGATTTTCTTACCCCGGACGAATATTTTCAATTCCTGGCCAATATTAATGGCCTTTCGAAAGGTGATCTGGATGAATTTCATGCATCTTTTAAAGAGTTTTTTAGCGGAGAAATTTTAGGTAAGAAAAAGTATATCCGCGACCTTTCGAGCGGAAACCAAAAAAAGGTTGGAATTGCTGCTGCTTTAATGGCCAAACCAAGTGTGCTGATACTGGATGAACCTTTCAATAGTCTTGACCCGACCACCCAAATTCGCTTGAAAAATCTTCTCAAAGAATTACAAAAAGACAAGAATGTAACCATGCTAATTTCAAGCCATGATCTGAACCATGTAACAGAAGTTTGCGAGCGTATCGTTGTATTGCATGAAGGTGAAATTGCACACGATATTCAAACCAATAGCGATACGTTGAAAGTGCTTGAAGATTATTTTGCGATTTAG